A stretch of DNA from Undibacterium sp. YM2:
TTAGAGTCATTTCCATATATCCTTGACAAAAGCCTTTGTCGATTGAGCTAAATGTACCATAAAAGCAAAAACGTCTACTGCAAAGATCGCACAGTTACCCGACGTAAAGCAAAAACAATAGGTTCATCTACCAGTGTGGTTGGTAATGGGTCTGGCGCAAGGTAATTTCCAGCCCGGATTCTTCGAGAGTGCCGCGTACCTCATGGCAGTCGTCCTTGAGGTGTTCTGGTACTTCTGGCAGGTTGACTTTGGCAAGGAGGCCAAGTGCCTTATCGATGACAGTGAGTGCGATCGTAACGTCATCGACAGAGACACGCTTGCCAAAATTGCAGTAGTAAGCTGACATGACGTTTGGTCGATTTTGTCTCTTGTTTTCACTCAGGCCCAAGAGTATTGTACGGAGGCCGAATGCCAATTCCATGCGTAGTATGATTCCTAGGCGGCGCTTTTGGGCGTTCGAGCTGCGGCTTCCACGCGCATTAAATGTGCATTTGCCTTGCCCACGTAGGTGAGCTAACTTTTATTGTTTTTGGCTTCGCTTGTTTCTTGCGAATCCAATAATGAATTAACGATTTTACATGTCTTAGCTGAAGGTCAGCTGGCTCCTGTAGCTTAAAACCCAGTTCCGTAAGTTGCTTGAAGCTGGCTTCCAACGACTCTTTGTGCTCAGTGAATGCTCTTTCTGACGCGACGCGGCCATTTTGGCGGGCTCCTGCGTTTGCGTGAATTATTTCGAGTAATTTATCTTTCGTCAATTTTTTTCTCAAGCTCTCGAAAAGTGTTTCGTTTTTTGCTTACGCGCCCTGGTGGTTACTCAGGTGCTAGGCGTTCACATTTGTGGTGGCCATGGCGGGCATCCTTAAATACGCTGAATTGGTTCCGAGCTGCCAAATGCCTGAACTTCGAAACCCCATAGGAATCACTTCCTACGGTCGCTTCCCCAATACTCTGGGAAGACCTGGGACTTGTCGTGTCCCATGCGTCACGTTTCTAACCATTGTCTTACTGGCGGGTAGCCATGGTCACGTGAGGACCGGCATTTTATGTATCCAGCCTTGAGCTAGACGCTGTTACACACCGGTTGGCGAGCTCAGCGCTCATTCCTTCCGACATCCGGGGGCAATCCCATAGCAGCTATTATTCAAATGCCTGTGTGTTTTCTGTTTGGAGCCTGGCAGAAAGTACCAGCGATTTTTGTGATTTACAGCGTACGATTTTGGTGCGGTAAATTTTGTGTTTCTGTGGTGTTTCTGTATTTGATAACCGGCGCAAAGCCACTTCAGCGTTGTACTCTAGATGTACTCTGTGTTTGCCCGATATTTAATTTCTGTAGAAAAAAAAGCGCGATTTGCGTAAGCAATTCTGTTCAATAAAATCTATTTTTTTGAGTAGAAAAGATCATTTCCTATGGATAGTGCCTGATATTCAGGCGTAGTGATCTTTGAGTCATTGGACTCTCCATTGCATGGCATTGGGGAGTCAATTTGATTAGGAGTTTGTAGGTTCTTGAAGTGCCGGGTGCCGACGACGCTATTGGACAGTGTTTTGACTCTCAATGCAAGCACTTTGACTGAAAAAGTGGCGCACTTTTCTCACGCCTCCAAATTGTTCGCTATTTTCATAGGTTAATGGGTAATGGGCCGTACTCCGCTAGGCTATCGTTACGACAGAGTACGACAAAGTACGACGTTCTACGACAACTTGAATATTCGGGTTGTGCTGGTCATTCTCTCAAGTGGTCATTTTTAAACTATTGCATTCGTTAAAGGTGAAGGATCGATGAATATCCAGGAAATAGGTAATTTCCAAGACGATGAACGTTCGAAAATTTCGCTTATCGAAACTATGTACGAGGACATTCAACGCCTAAAAAAGTAGGCTCAGCTATCGAACTCTGGCCGAGCGAATTACAGCTGGTGGACTTGAAGTTTCGGAACAGGCGCAGACCTCAATGCTGGGCCGAATAAAAAGGAAGAAACTATCTTCTGCTGTTGTGTCTGGAGCTCGTCTGGTACCCAAGGCGTCAAGCAATTTGGGAGTTGCTCCGCTGAGTCCACTGCAAACTCGGTAGCACTCGATGGAGCGGGGGAATGAAACAAGACTTTATATTCAAAAAAAGTTTTACGCCACTTCTGTGATCGTTGTTGCAATTATTTCTTTCGTTTTGGGCGTTCTGATTGGAACAGGAACACTCTTTCACTCGTATTCTTGCGCTGAGCCAGGCCCAGTAAACCTCCCGAATATCGGCCAAAATCGCTAGCCGAATCTATCCTAAATCGAAACTAAAGTATCTATTATCATGGAATAGATATTTTAGTTTCATTTATTTTGGAGGAGTGACTTGCAATACAATGAAATCAAACTATCATTACAACATTAATAGATACTTTGATTTCAAATATATGCGTAATCTAGCCGAAGTAGCCAAGTTCTTAAAATTGAGCCAAGAGCGCAATAAAATTTCTCAGAAGACAATCCTCGAGAATACAGGCCTGACCTCCCCAACCATCCGGGGACTGATGTCTGGTGAAAAAGACTCAAAGCTCACGACCTTGATGGCTGTTGCTGATGAGCTTGGTCTTGAATTGATTTTAGTACCTAAGGGAGTCAGCGGTTTGCTGCAAGGTGGGCTCGCAGCGGATACGTCCGACAAGACTCCCCGCGTCAGATCGCTTATTGATTCAGCACTCGACCGAAAAGGAGAATAGGTCATGAATTTCAGTGCCCTGGACATCTTTATTGGTACGACAAAGGCTGGAGTTCTCTTCAGGTATGGCGATATTATCCGTTTCAGCGTGGATCCTGACTACGCCAACGATCCAGACAGGCCTGTCATCTCACTGTCCTACAAGGCTGAAGACCCGGCTCAAGGCGCGGCTTTCTTGCTCAATCCTATGAATCCGGAATTGAATTCAACCGGCGGCGGCCGACTACCAAATTTCTTTCAAAATTTGCTGCCGGAAGGGGTTCTAAAAAAACACATCGCCGAATTACGTAAGTGTTCAGAGGACGACTATTTCGAACTTTTGGCAGCTTGCGGAGGAGATTTGCCAGGAAATGTCTACGCCCGACCATCATTAATAGACAGAAATTTCACTGCTCGGTATGTTACTCAGCGACAGGATGCCCTGGAAGAGAGCGTAGTTGAAGAGCCGCTAGAGGATGGCGTGTCGATTTCAGGAATGCAGCCGAAGCTGGCCCTGGTCCTAGAGGACGGCAGATATGTTGCCAGGCAGCGCCATGAAGGTGCGCACATAATAGGAAAACTACCCACAACGCAATTCTCCCTACTCCCCGAAGTCGAGCATTTGTCTCTTCAGCTGGCGGCTGCAGCTGGCGTAAGAGTTTGCGAGGCAAGCCTGGTCAGCCTTGATCTCAT
This window harbors:
- a CDS encoding type II toxin-antitoxin system HipA family toxin, whose translation is MNFSALDIFIGTTKAGVLFRYGDIIRFSVDPDYANDPDRPVISLSYKAEDPAQGAAFLLNPMNPELNSTGGGRLPNFFQNLLPEGVLKKHIAELRKCSEDDYFELLAACGGDLPGNVYARPSLIDRNFTARYVTQRQDALEESVVEEPLEDGVSISGMQPKLALVLEDGRYVARQRHEGAHIIGKLPTTQFSLLPEVEHLSLQLAAAAGVRVCEASLVSLDLILAEHNYVIGNTRNFLAVKRFDRDQPGRLHAEDFAQILNVGPLDKYRGGSYADIANVMLLIDGLGEPAVLELIRRITVSELLGNYDFHLKNIGVLHMPDGSVTLSPAYDIVAYSVYMNGSGHALPFASGQKKKQILEPTAIRAFANAVSVPEAKLKNEVKKVCIAAAESWNAMIDASEILESQKVALKTYVASRPVMKSYLLRLAKPKSVAHEPIQ